GAAAATAGCAACGATGGACTGATCCAGGAGAAAGAGATTACTGGGATTTCTTGATCCTTCCGGTTAGACACAAAAGCTTTGTGAGCCTCAGGATGAACTTTGGCTATCTCAGAAAAAATAACGCCCTGAAGATCTCCGAGATGTCTTTCCCGTAAGTTTGGATCTTTAGTTACCTGATGGCAAGACATTCAGAATGATGTTTTCCTACCAAAAAGTTCCACAGGTTTTGTCATATACTTTGTTAAATTTCATCATTTATAGAGACCAACTTATCCTTGTAGTGTATCTGCCACTATAGCAAACTATATGTATAACGTATGTAATAGAATAAAAAAGCGAGATGTTCAGTACTTGACAGTACGGGTGAAAAAAAAAGACCAACTCCAAGTGGAAATTTAAGGTTAAAAATTTATCAAGCAGTCTGCTTTCACACAGGACCTGGTTTCACCAGCTGCTACCTAGCTGTAACAACCCCATTGCCTCGACACCTAAAGATCAAGTTGGATATTCAACGTAAACTCTATACCTTTCAAGTTCTAAAATATCTATCAACACAAATTTTACGGATTCAATGATTTAGGAATTCAAAGTCGAACATCGATCCATGATTCAAACCTCAAGCACCCCACAGCTTCGTGCTATTACTTTGGCAGTGTCAAATGCCCGCTTCAAGTCAGACGAATACACCGCAGATATCTTAGGCTCCCTTGACAGCCGTTCAGCAACCTTTACCAAATGATCCCAAAGTATCAAATACCAAACAAACTACTACAAAAAGTGATATTTCTTCAGAATTAATGGCTCACCAAAATCGCTTGCTGCCTCCCAGCATCATTTAAGTCCACATCTAAGTGTCCCTAAACATATATGAAGGCATTAATCACACTGCAATTTCCAAAAAGATTTGCAATGCTGCATTTGAAATTCTACCGATTATTGACTGATCAGTAGCCTGATAAACATAATTTTCTTCACTCCAAATTATAGAGAAGCGGTATGAACCAAAATAAAGTTCCCGTCTTCCGTTCAAAAACACTAATAAATCGTACCAGAGAAATGGAAGCAGAATGAAACCTGAATTCTACCATCAGCATTCCATTCTGTTTCACCATGGCGAACAATGATGACCTCCGCATAATTCGGACCAACACCATTGACTGGTCCACCATTCTCCACACTCTCAGTTTTAGGCAAAACTGAATCCCTGACAACAAAGCAACACATAATTTATCATTTCCCAAATTCTATAATTCCTCATCCCTGAAACCACAAATCATCGTGCACAAGAGGAACAATATATCAATAACAATAGACAAAAGTAAATTATGTTCGATAAAAAATGACACACAacgagaagaagaaaaaatcaaCCGCGTCATGCACAAATGGGCGTTTACAAACCTGGAATCCGAATCGGCCATTAAACCACGGAGATCAAGCTTCGATCGAGTTGCTGAAAAATTCCTCCGAAGTTCGAATTCGATTTGGTTCAGATGATTGCGAATAATGGGCAGTGGAGGAGAAGCAGCGGAATGGCGCGGATATGCTATGCGATTCGAGTTGAGTGCACTCATGCTACGCGAATCGAAAGAATCTTCGTACCATCCACTGATCCGCAAAGCTCTCGGATTTATTGGGCCGACCCATTAGAGAAAGCCTGTTTGGCAACCATAGGTACCATATCAGCTCCAGAATATTGGGCCGATCCAAATATCTTCCCCCCAGAGCAGGTATAtacatgcatgcatgcacaaatATTCTCCAGAAAGTGCCCTTATTGGTTAGAGGACTCTCGCGAATTGagatatttaatattaccatATATCTTCTTGATCTTGGTTCAAGTATAAGCGATTTTCTTAGAACGATAAGAAAACGATGATGTGATATCAAAAAATAATGATATGAAACTGAACATTGTAGACGTGGTGCTGAACGATACTATGTCAATCGATCCCTGGTGAAAAAggactaaaattgaaaaaaaatacaaattagtAGACCAAGACGGTGAATTCACTGACAATACGAGTTATGGGACAAAAAAATAATTGTTCGAAAATATATATAGCTTCCTATAATTTGTTCTGTTAAAAGTTAAATTGTTGGCATTCGTCCTACAACTAGCAAAGTAACATTTTGCTAAAAATATGGTCTATTTGAGTATCAATGATCACAACGTTTAATTTGGGTaggaaaaaaattacaaaaatttgAACTATTTTGGCAGACCTTATTGGCAATAACACACATTTCCAAAGAAATATTGTTGAAAAAATTTGAGACCGTGGACATGGAACCAATGGACAGCACAATGATGCTGGTTctagagtagatctcttgtgagacagcctcacaaatctttatctgtgagacgggtcaatcctatcgatattcacaataaaatgtaatactcttagcatacaaattaaattttttcattaatgatccaaataagagatccgtctcacaaaatattactcgtgagaccgtctccaACAAATTTTTGCTCTGGTTCAATCACTAGGCTCCGGGATTGTTAGACTGACTACATCTAAccggaaaaaattaaaatttctacGTATAAATTATATACTTGGTAAAGTATATGAAATTACTAAATAGATATCTTATTTCAAGTGTAAATTTAAGAATGACTTTTGTTTAAGAAATTAGATAAATTGAAGTAATCAATTATCGAACCAAAAACAATACAACAATCCTTGTATTTCTTAAAGCAACTATCGATTGATTTATCAAATACAAACGAAAAGTGAGGGGAAAAAAATCATAATCCAAAACACAACGTACACATATCaaaatttacaaataaaaaaaaaatattcctttAAGAATTCTCAATACCAAATTTTAATAATTGAAAGTAATaaaattatatgtaaatttaaaatatattagtcTTCAGGATAGATAGATGCAAATCAATAAAATAGAAGTAgatccaaaaaaaattaattggttCCCCAAAATGCTTACAATTTGAAGGGACTTGAAAGGGACACAATCAGGCAGCTAATAAAACCAAAGTAAATTTGGTACGTGGACACAGTTCAAACGTAGGAGTAAAAAACTAAACATAAAAGCAGATATATGATAAACTCAGACTGTAAGACAGAAAGATCGGCCGCTCTAAAGCCATaaaaaacatgtggataatCAACCAAATTTATAATAACAAGGACCAatctatattaaaaaaataaaaacccgAATGACAGTTCATGTTTCATCAGCAAATTAATGTTTAATTTAATACAAGTAAAACGAAGAATACTTATAAACTAGCCAACAAACATGTAACTAAGCAAGCTTTGCAAGAAAAGGAAGATGGAGTTGGAGAAAAAAATAGGAGAACTGGAAATGATCAAAAAGAATCTCAAGCAGGCAAAAGATGATGCTACTCAATCATGGCTAGACTCCCGTCCCTTGATCGATGAGCTTGAAACGATGCAGGCCGAATTAGCCAGTGCAAAAGACAGAGTTATCAAAGCTAATGCCACCATTTCCGAGCTACAAGCACAACTAGAAACCATGGATATGTGCATCAAATCCGCAAAGGGAGAAGAAGAGAAATGCCACGTGATGATCAGCGACATAAACCAAGCACAGCACAAGGCACAGGAAGAGATGGAGCAACACAAAATAATAACAGATGAAAAACGAAGAAGAAAATCGAAACTGAAACAAGTCTTGAGGCTGAAGAAGCAGACTCTTCAGACATTGGAGCTCACCCTTGAAGCAATAAAGTTGGAATCGGAAGCTTTCGGAACTTCGGCAGCTCAAGCACTCCATTACATCAACAACTCGGAGGCAGCCAACATCATGATCCAGCTACGTCAGGAGGAGTATGACTTGCTCATAAAGAGAGCCAGCGAGCAGATTTCAAAGGGAGAATTGCGAATTTCGGTGTCCCAGGAAGACAAGCTTGCGGCAGAGAACAGCCGAGATGCGGCGTTTGCAAGACTGCAGAAACTGCATCCTCGCAAGGGAGACAACCGAAGAAATATGGTCGAGAAAATCATTGGTAAAAAAGATACCCCTGCGAAACCCGTAACAGGCATTGATCATAAGAAAAAGGCCAAGGTGAAAACACCTGGCGGAGCAGATAAAAGGAGTAAGCGACAGCAACTTAATACTAATCCAACCGATGATAATAACAATATTAACAAGAACTATTTGATCAAGAAGAAGATATCTATTTTTGTTAGAATAAAAACTTTTTTTGTGCGAAAGTTGTcaaagtattttaaataattgatggCGTCGAGATCAATATTAGTAAGAGGTATTCGGGTTTACTCTAAGATATCGTCATATTCTGGTTTAATCTTGTCTTGCATTATTGTAAGCCGAGACAAGGATATATGAATCATTTTTCCACACGGAATTGCTCGTAGAACAGTGATTTACGTTGACGACAATCGTCTCTAAAATATCGTGACTTCGAATCGAGGTTaccataataaataatttttgttGTAATTTTAATCTTTCTGCCGAGTGCTGATCAATGGCAAATCCATACAAAATTTATTCCCAATTAAAATTTGTATCTCaataatatatgtttttattcttttttcttttttaacaaGTTCTGGCTTATGTATGATTAAGTAGTGGGATAATAGCCAGTATGGTCCTCAAAATTTGTTCTTTTGTATTTTGGTAATGTAAGaattcaattttaatttttggttcTATAAGTTAGGTTATGTCTTGGTCTTTAAGCTTTTTTCAATTGGATGTTAGACGTGACGCTGGATACATACATTTACCGGTGTACACATCGATATTTTTCAGTGTCACTTCAGTATTTTCTGACTTTTTTGTCAGCAAAATCCAAAACATAACATAACTTACGTCACCAAAACCTAAAATTGAATAGTTATaagacccaaaaaaaaaaaatggacaaACATAGAGGACTATTATCCTTTAACAAAAAACGGTAGGATTATTCATTCACACACATCAGGTATATGATCAGAACCataaaacttttattttacaCTTACAAAGTTGAAGTCCACCGTAATTTTGGCACCAAATTCTTCATGgaatccaaacaaagccaaaTCACTTATTAACCACTCTACAATTTTTCCTTATTTCACCATCAACTCCAGTAAGAACACCAATATTACCCATCTTTGTCATTGACACCCCAAAGTCCTTGAAGAACATAAAAGGGTATTTACTATAATTTAACACCAAGGCAGCAGTCTTATTGTCACTCATCAGAGTTTGATCCGACAGTAAAATGCCGGAGCTGTTCACCAGATTCTTGAAGTAGCTGTTGTCGAACTTGCTTGAAGTAGCAGAATCCAAAGGAACCAAGTTGGAGTTAGAATCATCTTGATTCTGGCAAACACTCCGTAAACTGGTCAGTAGTGATTCATCCAGAATCGGATCAGGGTTACCAGCTCCATCAAAGTTGAAGAGCCTCGATTTAAATGTGAAACATTGAGCAAATCCAATGGAGTGGCCACCTGAATGCATGATGAAATATTTACTAACACATGGAGGATTCATTGACCagtgaataaataaatagattTGCATGCAATAGATCCTTTTATCTTAAGAAATtcgatttttctttttcaattttaTTCCTATATATTTGTCTCTTTACGATTTTGGTGACCTATAACagtcaaatttcaattttattttgccATCCTATTTTTGTTTtgcttttgtttttttattttagttattttttctGATGTGGTAGTAATATGACGTTGATACAACGTCGTGTGTGGTGACATGTCAAATTATTGATGAAAAATAACCAAAATATCTGAAAATTGGAATATATAAAGTACCATGGAAGACAAAAATTGCAATTCTGCACgacaaaaattacaattttttttttttataaaaaaattgacctCAAGTTCATGCACGTAGCTATCTTTAGCTGCGAACTCATAAGGACGCTAAACTCATAACATTTTTTCAAGACAAGATTTCGCACCTGACAGCACGACTACGTCTTTGGAATCAAGACCCTTGGAGATGAACTTTGCAGTGATATTCCCCAAGGACTCAAAAGGTGATGGGAGGTCTGTGTTAGCTGCGGTCTCATTCGCTGTTACGCCATCTCGACGGCCCAAGGGCACAAACCAAAATGGCCCGCCGGCCTAATGAATCAATAGACACGATCAGGTTCTTCATAAAGA
This is a stretch of genomic DNA from Primulina eburnea isolate SZY01 chromosome 11, ASM2296580v1, whole genome shotgun sequence. It encodes these proteins:
- the LOC140806184 gene encoding phosphoglycerate mutase-like protein 4: MSALNSNRIAYPRHSAASPPLPIIRNHLNQIEFELRRNFSATRSKLDLRGLMADSDSRDSVLPKTESVENGGPVNGVGPNYAEVIIVRHGETEWNADGRIQGHLDVDLNDAGRQQAILVAERLSREPKISAVYSSDLKRAFDTAKVIARSCGVLEVTKDPNLRERHLGDLQGVIFSEIAKVHPEAHKAFVSNRKDQEIPGGGESLNQLYARCTSALQRIAQKHQGERVVVVSHGGTIRALFRRASPHGRAVGRVMNTSLNVFHISDEDEWSIKSCGDVSHLNQSGFLKSGFGGDRHSG
- the LOC140806183 gene encoding peroxidase 10-like; translated protein: MGRSSSAFSAVLCLLLLLSAGYGQLDYKFYDTTCPNLTKIVRRGVWSAIANETRLAASILRLHFHDCFVNGCEGSILLDESIDFKGEKNASPNRNSVRGFEVIDAIKANVEKACPSTVSCSDILTLAARDAVSLAGGPFWFVPLGRRDGVTANETAANTDLPSPFESLGNITAKFISKGLDSKDVVVLSGGHSIGFAQCFTFKSRLFNFDGAGNPDPILDESLLTSLRSVCQNQDDSNSNLVPLDSATSSKFDNSYFKNLVNSSGILLSDQTLMSDNKTAALVLNYSKYPFMFFKDFGVSMTKMGNIGVLTGVDGEIRKNCRVVNK